GACCGGCTGGACAACAATGCGATGGGACTCTCCGGCGGCCAGCAGCAGCGGCTTTGCATCGCTCGTGCCCTTGCCGTAAATCCCGAAGTGCTCCTAATGGACGAACCCGCCTCTGCTCTTGACCCCAAATCCACGGCACGCATCGAAGACCTCATCAGCGAATTGCGCGGGGATTACACGATTGTCATCGTCACACACAACATGCAGCAGGCCGCCCGCGTCTCCGACGACACCGCCTTCTTCTATGAAGGCAAACTCATCGAGTTCGGCCGCACTAAACAGATATTCACGAATCCGGTCGAAAAGCAGACGGAAGATTACATCACCGGCCGCTTCGGCTGAGATCTTTCGGCACTTCATGTGCCGGGTTACATAAAGGGTAAGGAATCCATCAAATGCCTGTTCATCTTAGGCGCGACCTTGACAAGCTGAAGCGTCTGATTCTTGGCTTCGGTGCGGCCGTCGAAGAAAATGCGCAGCTCTCTATCAAGGCGCTGCGCGAATTTGACTGCTCCATCGCCGAACATGTGATTGACCGCGACAATCAAATTAACCGCGACGAAGTTGAAATTGAGGAAGAGTGCCTGAAAATACTCGCCCTCCACCAACCCGTCGCCATTGACCTGCGCTATGTCGTTACAGTTCTGAAGATCAATGCAGATCTTGAACGTATCGGTGACTTCTCCGTGAACGTCTGCAAACGCGTCCGCACGCTGGCAAAGTCTCCCAAAGTATCTATGCCCCGCGAATTGAATCAGATAGCGGAAAAGGCCGTAAGCATGGTAAAAGCCTCGCTGGACTGTCTGGTCGAGCAGGATGTCGTGCGCGCACGGGCAGTCTGTGCTGCCGATGATGAAGTGGACGACCTCCAGCGCAAACTGTACGACATTATTCTCGGCGAAATAAAGTCCAAGCCTGAAGAGGCGCCGCAGTGGCTGCAAATCTTTTCCACGGTGCGCTACTTCGAACGTATGGGCGATTACGCCACCAATATTGCCGAAGATGTCATTTATCTGGTCGAAGGCGAGGTCATCCGCCACAAGGAACAGATAAACTAAACAACGCGATACCCTGAAAAGCAGAGCGGCGACCCATTCGGATCGCCGCTCTTTTCATGGTCAGAATCTAGTGATTACGGAGCTGGCGTGCAGTCTGCAGTAACCACCGCGTTGGCATAATTCAAGGGGAACCCTGCCGGAGCGTCATACACTTGCGGACCGGCAAGCAGGTTCGGCAGCGCCACCAACAGCGTCCAATCCGGGTCGGCGCCGTTGTCCGGGTTACCGTCGTTGTTCGGGTTGGTCGTCGTCCAGATGCTGTAGGATGCGTCTTGTGGTGCCGTGAAGTGGATTTGCAGGTGATCCGCAAAACCGCCGACGGTCACAACATACACCGCCAGATCAACCACCGGCTCGCACGGCACCGTCAGCACTGGGCACTGCACCGTCGGCACACAAGTGACACCGTCATCGGTGATGCTGAAACTAAAGACTCCGGCATCTGTGCTGAATGCGGTTACAAGCAGTTTATATTCAGCACCCAAAACAGAGCAGAACGTCGCTTGAGATGCAAATGCCGGCGTGGCACAGAAATCATCATCGCTGGTGACGCACACAAGCGTGTCGCAGGTGGAACAGAATACACCAATCTCCGTATCAAAGTCGGTATCTGTTTCCGGGAAACAAAGAGAAACAGTCATCGTATTTCCAGTCCCGACAAACTTGTACCATACTGCGTTCGGATCGCTGCCGGAGTACCATGTTGCGCAGGCAGGAAGCGTCGTCTCTCCAGTCGCACCAACGGTCGTTCCGGTATATTGTTGATTCAGGTTAGGCACCAGAACTGCATCGGCACATAGATCCGAGCCCTGCAGAACTGTCGGGCAGGCCGCGCTTTCGCAAGTCTGGCCTGAGGTCCACACACCGCTCAGAGTGTTGCACACTTCGATGATTTCATTGACACACGCCGTGGTGCCGTTATCATCATAGCAGCAACGAGCCACGGGGCACGGAGTCGATTCACAAGTCACTGTGCCGTTCCATGTTCCGCCCAGAGCGTTACACTCAAGCTGGGTGTTCGTCTCGCAGGCGCCGACACCGTTGTCAACGTAGCAGCAGCGTCCCACCGGGCACGGAATCGTCGCACAGCTGGCCGCGTCGTTCCACTGACCGTTCAACGCCGCGCATTCAGCAGAAAGGTTGTCCACACATGCGGGAGCGCCGTTGTCAAGATAGCAGCAGCGGCCTTCCGGTGCGCAATCCACCGGTGTTGTGCACGGTGCACCGAGAGTGATGATGAGTTCAAAGTTTCCGCTGCCCGCTCCCCATCCGTCAACAACGACGTAATAGGTACGTCCCAGTTCGGAGCAGAATCTCGCGGTCGAACGCAGGCCGGAGAAGGTACAGGTCGCATCGTCGTTTCCTGCAACGCAAGTGAAGTTTGCGCAGTCGTCCGAACAGAATACCGCAATCTGTGTATCGTAAGCAGTATAGCCTGAGCAGAGCGAAACGGTGATCGAGTCACCCGTTCCGGTGATGGTGTACCACTCGTCCGGCGCAGTATTGAATCCTTCATAAGGATCAGACGAGCCAAGCGCACACTGAGCGCCAGGATCGTTGTCTCCAGCGCCAACGGTGTTACCACGAACTGTAGCCGGGATAGTCAACGCCACCGCTTCCGCACATGTATTTCCACCGTCGAGGAAGGTCGGACAGGGACTTGCAGCGCAAGTTGTCGTACGATCCCAGTTGCCCGCCAATTGCTGGCATTCAAACGAGCCGTTATCCACGCAATCTGCGCCGCCGTTGTAGCAGCAGCGTCCGATGTCGGTGCACGGCGTCACGTTCAGCGTGTATGCGTCACAGCCTGTCGAGCGGTCCACCATGATATAGTAAGTGCCTGCCGCAAGCGGAACACAGTTCAAGCTCACCGTGTCTTGGAAGATATTTGCGAAGGCCACACAGTTGAAGCTGTCAGGCGGACAGGCCGTGGCAACCAGTAAACCGCGCGTAGCCGCAGCAGTCGCTATCAACTGCAGATTCCACGCGCCGTTCGTCGTTGTGGTCCAGCGATAGATATAGTCTTCACTCCCGTCCGCGGAACCTAAACAGGTGTTCGCGAAATCATTGACGGCTCCACAGGTCGTTCCGGCGTCGCTGAACGCGTCATTCGGCGCTGCTTCGTCATAGCACTCGCGAACAAGTACCGTTACACGCAGCGTGTCATTCGTGCGATTTTCGTCACTTGCTAAATTGCTGTAAATCGTCAGAGGATAGTCGCCAATCGCTACAGGCGCGGTTTCAGTGCCGAGGAAATCCACATCTTCCGTCTGGTTAAACGTGAGAATGCCCGTTGAACCATTGACAACTGCGCCGCCGTTAAACGAATAAGCCACGGGGCTCGATTGTGCAATCTGTCCTTTATTCTGGAACCGGCCGACAACATTGAATACTGATCCGGGAGCAACGCGCAGCGGACTAGGTTGCACCGCAGCAGTGCATGAAAAATCATTATCCGGACACCGGGTCACAGCCAGGTTGTAAGCATCACAACCTGTGGATCGGTCAACCATGATATAATACGTTCCCGCTGCCAGGGATAAGCAGTCGATAAACAGCGTATCCTGCGACTGATTACGTGAGGCAAGACAGTTGAAGCTGTCCGGCGGGCACGATGAAGATACTGCGAGACCACGAGTCGTTGTTGTGCCTGCCGTCAGCAAAAATCTCCATGCACCAGCCGTCGTTGTCGTCCACTGGTAAATGTAGTCTTCACTGCCGTCCGCCGTTCCCAGACAGGTGGCCGACCAATCGTTTAACGCGCCGCAGGTCGTTCCCGCGTCCGTGAATGAGTTTGATTGCGCTTCATCGTAGCAGTCACGAACCAGCACGGTCACGCGAACCGTGTCATTTGTGCGGTCTTCGTCCGTTGCCAGGTCACTCCACAATGTCAGCGTGTAATCGCCAATTGCCATCGGAGCGGTTTCTGTGCCGGCAAAGTCGTGGTCTTCAGACTGACTGGTATTCAAGATAGCTGTCGCTTCAGTCACAATCGCGCCACCGTTGAACTGATAGCTGATCGGGGAGGATTGCGCGTTCAAACCTGCGTTGCGGAAGCGGCCAACCACGTTGAACGCAGCACCTGGAGCCACGCGCAAAGGACTGGGCTGCAGCACCGATGAACAGGCAAAATCATCGTCCAGGAACAACTGATAGAACCAGATTGCCCGGCCCGTGTTGTCAATCACTCGACCGGCCGGTGCTCCGTTATGCAAATAGCTGACACCGTCCGTCAAAGGTCCGTCAATATGTATTGAAGAACTCGTCGAACCCGTTGCTCCATTCACCCAGTTCGTATTGTACTGCAGCTTGATCTTCCCATCCGGGTAAATGATGATCTGGAAGTTGTAGCGGTCGGTTGACTCTGAAAAGTGAGGAGTGTTCGTCCACGAAATGACAACTTTGTCGCCAAAGTCCCGCCAACGAACTTCGTTGTCACCTGCACCACCGCACCCCGAACCCGCCGGTCCGCCGCCGTCCGGATCAAGGTCATCCCAGAAGCCTGAAATCCACGGCGTCGTATTGGTTGCGCTGATGTCAGCGTTAGTCAATGCGGTTGATCCCGTCACAAATCTGAGCTGTCCATTCGAGTTTACAAAACCCGAATTGTAGCTGCCGCCGTAAAACGGGAAGTTCCAGCCCCACGTAATCGTAAACTGACTGTCATCTGTCGTTAGTAATTCGGTCGCCAGTGAATCGCCGCACAGTTCAATCCATGCGAACGTCGCGGTATCGCCAGCTAAATTGTCTACAAATCGGTAGCCCGAACCGTCCGGGCCGCCCGTATCGTCCAAACGTCCGCGTTCATCGCTTCCCAAACGGCTTTCATCCAGCAATCCGCTTGCATACAGCTCTTCCTTTTCGGTTGGGCTTAGTTGTGCGCCTGCGTTCAATCTCTCAAGCAGCATGTCGTAGTAACTCGCAAGTGCCGCGTCCTGATCCTGCACCCCTGCTTGCTGTGCCTCAGCAGGGAGCATTCCCGCAGCGAGCAACTCGTTGGATTCAGCCGCACTCAGCGTCGCGCCTTCATTCCAGCGTGACAGCAACGCATCAAGGTATTCAGCTTTGGCAGCTTCACGCTGCTGTTCAATCGCTTCGGCTTCTTCAAAAAGGCCGATCGAACGGAAATACTCAGGCGTCTTCTCATAAGACTCGGATTGAACCGCCTCGACCGTCTCACCGGCCGACTGCAAGACCTCAACCACTTCCTGACGCTTGGCCAGCAATTCCGGATTTGTTGCGTCCTGTGCGAGCAAGGCATCAATTTCTGCCAGCATCGCCCGCGTCGCGGCCGTGCTGTTCAGCACGTTTCGGCCTGCTTCAGTGGCGACCGCCAAATAGGCCGCGCCAAGCAGGAGGCATGTCATCACAACGAGTGATAGCCACTTCTTCATACTTTACCTCAGGTTTTTGGGGATTATTCCCGGGACTAAAACAAATATCTTGCCAGAACTCCAACAGGGGACGCAACACCAGAGACAAGGGAGTAACTTAAACGGTTAATATAAGGTTGAGAGTCAAGTTTGTAAAGCCGTTAAGCGGGGCGGGAAAATTTTTCCGACCGTTCAAACATCGACAAATGCAAGGCGGCCCACACGTAAAGGTGTGAGCCGCCTTGGTTTAGGTCATGGCAACCTGAGTCAGGCTGCCGTATCGAAGAGGCTATTGCGTAACTGACAACGTAAACGTTCCGACTTGCGAATTGTACCCGGAAACCCGGATATACACCGGTCCCGGAGCCGACGGCGAGAATGTAATCGTCGACTGCAAGCCATTCGAAACACAATTGTCGTCGTTACAGGCGAGTTCGGTGCCACCACAAGCTGACCAGGCAGAAATTCCTGTATCATAGTAGAAAGTGGCTTCGCAGGTAGTTGCTGTAATCGGATTCGTGTTCGGGGCATTGTACACATACCACACGTCATACAAGTCATCAAACGTGCAAGTGGTCACGTCAACACCAATAAAGGCGCCATCCGTACTACCCTGCAACGGTACGCCGTTGAACACTTCAATCGCGTTGCCGCAATCGTCGTTCGCGGGCGGCGGCGGCGGGCACGGATCGTTTGCACAATTGG
The genomic region above belongs to bacterium and contains:
- the phoU gene encoding phosphate signaling complex protein PhoU, producing the protein MPVHLRRDLDKLKRLILGFGAAVEENAQLSIKALREFDCSIAEHVIDRDNQINRDEVEIEEECLKILALHQPVAIDLRYVVTVLKINADLERIGDFSVNVCKRVRTLAKSPKVSMPRELNQIAEKAVSMVKASLDCLVEQDVVRARAVCAADDEVDDLQRKLYDIILGEIKSKPEEAPQWLQIFSTVRYFERMGDYATNIAEDVIYLVEGEVIRHKEQIN